Proteins from a single region of Desulfolutivibrio sulfoxidireducens:
- a CDS encoding UvrD-helicase domain-containing protein — protein MIERVKASAGSGKTHRLTERFVALLLSSSDAAPPAVCGQAPAAYGPAAHDAGDILAITFTNKAATEMKARVVAALKNLALSRPTDPDAARRAAKATRELTLILRHAGRLNVRTIDSLLALLLRLFSLDMGLCPDFETVFDNARVFDPLLERMLGGLEAGDPALAELFSRAADTLAETGQAGFLPRQPILHRLRRVFDHLAATDPPLPNARAEDIHQAAKRLGAALALAAQALLDHLAASGAQPVSQYEKLLTRTAALPPLAAPPESAYAAKHSVADCLKKASRDLATPELEALHDTFRALHARARADLPLLGDALSYLPFTELAARLLAGLPEMIREQGLLPSALWTAKVGRALRDGGVPEAFCRMGARLSHLLIDEFQDTSVGQWAVLELLAAECLAKGGGLFHVGDVKQAIYGWRGGQAALFDRAAESSGLDRLAEVRDETLPCNWRSSRHVVDFNNRFFGLLKTPANAALAAEALLKKAPDGIRLELARDLTRAFAGCAQKPPPGREVPPGRVVARRLAGDSAAGYAEAARQACLELLSNDLLPRLGPSGAAILTRTNDQAALVSRWLVAAGIPVVTENSLRLADHPLIQALLAFLAFVDYPADNLAFFEFLCSPGLFCRVSGLSPAALHDWAAGQTGNRSRAFARDHPELWERLIRPFARQAGLTGPYDLVRELLAAWRVLERNPADEPFARRFLEVLHLAEQRGISSITAFLAWWKEGGLEEKAPQAEHIEAVRVMTVHKAKGLEFPAVIVPFHNFRVDPVADFGRLGLDGQTALVPMSTAMGEAYQRRRAEACLEQMNLLYVAWTRAALELHLFFPTPPFADKNPVTRAALSLLGEMGATDAETRFGPEPEVPATPAWEPEAPAPAPPDGPSRTSPSEEADIAPPLSWIMRLKVYRNSVRDLRDSLAFTEKKRGLAAHAAVEVLRRMDMSDPGAPLAAAKAALARKECSPPDPGLAEDVARDIAAGLAWLVSLPDMPERLRSGLSERDILDEAGNRHRPDLLCLAPDQTLVIDFKTGAPAPEHTAQVRRYLRLAARLPEHAAPGGPRGLLVYLDRRETASVSPE, from the coding sequence ATGATCGAACGGGTCAAGGCCTCGGCCGGGTCCGGCAAGACCCATCGCCTGACCGAACGCTTCGTGGCGCTGCTTCTTTCCTCCTCGGACGCGGCCCCGCCCGCCGTGTGCGGCCAGGCCCCGGCCGCATACGGTCCCGCCGCGCACGACGCCGGGGACATCCTGGCCATCACCTTCACCAACAAGGCCGCCACGGAGATGAAGGCCCGGGTGGTGGCCGCCCTGAAAAATCTGGCCCTGTCCCGGCCGACCGATCCGGACGCGGCCCGGCGCGCGGCCAAGGCCACCCGGGAACTGACCCTGATCCTGCGCCATGCGGGCCGGCTCAACGTGCGCACCATCGACAGCCTGCTGGCCCTTCTCTTGCGCCTTTTCTCCCTGGACATGGGCCTTTGCCCGGATTTCGAGACCGTTTTCGACAACGCCCGGGTCTTCGATCCCCTGCTGGAACGGATGTTGGGCGGGCTCGAGGCCGGGGACCCGGCCCTGGCCGAGCTTTTTTCCCGGGCCGCCGACACCCTGGCCGAGACCGGGCAGGCCGGTTTTCTGCCCCGCCAGCCCATCCTCCACCGCCTGCGCCGGGTCTTCGACCACCTGGCCGCGACCGACCCACCCTTGCCAAACGCCCGGGCCGAGGACATCCACCAGGCCGCGAAACGTCTCGGCGCCGCCCTGGCCCTGGCGGCCCAGGCCCTTCTCGACCACCTGGCCGCCTCGGGCGCGCAACCCGTCAGCCAGTACGAAAAGCTCCTGACGCGCACGGCCGCCCTGCCCCCCCTGGCCGCGCCGCCGGAGTCGGCCTACGCGGCCAAGCACAGCGTGGCCGACTGCCTGAAAAAGGCCTCCCGGGACCTGGCCACCCCGGAACTCGAGGCCCTGCACGACACTTTTCGCGCCCTGCACGCCCGGGCCCGCGCCGATCTGCCGCTTCTTGGCGACGCCCTGTCCTACCTGCCCTTCACCGAGCTTGCGGCCAGACTTTTGGCCGGCCTGCCGGAGATGATCCGGGAGCAGGGCCTTTTGCCCTCGGCCCTGTGGACCGCGAAGGTCGGCCGGGCCCTTCGCGACGGCGGCGTGCCCGAGGCCTTTTGCCGCATGGGCGCGCGGCTTTCCCACCTGCTCATCGACGAGTTCCAGGACACCAGCGTCGGCCAATGGGCCGTGCTGGAGCTTTTGGCCGCCGAATGCCTGGCCAAGGGCGGGGGGCTTTTCCACGTGGGCGACGTCAAGCAGGCCATCTATGGCTGGCGCGGCGGCCAGGCCGCGCTTTTCGACCGGGCCGCCGAAAGTTCCGGACTGGACCGGCTGGCCGAGGTCCGCGACGAGACCCTGCCCTGCAACTGGCGCAGTTCGCGGCATGTCGTGGACTTCAACAACCGCTTTTTCGGACTCCTTAAGACCCCCGCAAACGCCGCCCTGGCCGCCGAGGCCCTCCTGAAAAAGGCCCCGGACGGCATCCGCCTGGAACTGGCCCGGGATCTGACCCGGGCCTTTGCCGGTTGCGCCCAGAAGCCGCCCCCGGGCCGGGAGGTCCCGCCGGGCCGGGTCGTGGCGCGCCGCCTTGCCGGGGACAGCGCCGCCGGCTACGCCGAGGCCGCCCGCCAGGCCTGCCTGGAGCTTCTTTCAAACGACCTTCTGCCCCGGCTGGGGCCGTCCGGCGCGGCCATCCTGACCCGGACCAACGACCAGGCCGCCCTGGTCAGCCGCTGGCTGGTGGCGGCCGGCATCCCGGTGGTCACCGAAAACAGCCTGCGGCTGGCCGACCACCCGCTCATCCAGGCCCTTTTGGCCTTTCTGGCCTTCGTGGACTATCCCGCCGACAATCTGGCCTTTTTCGAATTCCTGTGCTCCCCAGGGCTTTTTTGCCGGGTCTCGGGACTCTCCCCGGCCGCGCTTCACGACTGGGCCGCCGGCCAGACCGGCAACCGTTCCCGGGCCTTTGCCCGCGACCATCCCGAACTGTGGGAACGCCTGATCCGGCCCTTCGCCCGCCAGGCCGGACTGACCGGCCCCTACGATCTGGTGCGGGAGCTTCTTGCGGCCTGGAGGGTTCTCGAACGCAACCCGGCCGACGAGCCGTTCGCGCGCCGCTTCCTGGAGGTCCTGCACCTGGCCGAACAGCGCGGCATCAGCTCCATCACCGCCTTTCTGGCCTGGTGGAAGGAGGGCGGCCTGGAGGAAAAGGCCCCCCAGGCCGAACACATCGAGGCCGTGCGGGTGATGACCGTGCACAAGGCCAAGGGCCTGGAATTCCCGGCGGTGATCGTGCCCTTCCACAACTTCCGCGTCGATCCCGTCGCGGACTTCGGCCGCCTCGGCCTGGACGGACAGACCGCCCTGGTCCCCATGTCCACGGCCATGGGCGAGGCCTACCAGCGCCGCCGGGCCGAGGCCTGCCTGGAGCAGATGAACCTGCTCTACGTGGCCTGGACCCGGGCCGCGCTTGAGCTGCACCTGTTTTTCCCGACTCCCCCGTTCGCGGACAAAAATCCCGTGACCCGGGCCGCGCTCAGCCTGCTTGGAGAGATGGGCGCAACCGACGCCGAGACCCGGTTCGGCCCGGAGCCGGAGGTCCCGGCAACGCCGGCCTGGGAACCCGAGGCCCCCGCCCCGGCTCCCCCGGACGGGCCTTCCCGGACCTCGCCCTCGGAGGAGGCGGACATCGCGCCGCCTTTGTCCTGGATCATGCGGCTTAAGGTGTATCGCAACTCCGTGCGCGACCTGCGCGACAGTCTGGCCTTCACCGAGAAAAAGCGGGGCCTGGCCGCCCACGCCGCTGTGGAGGTCCTGCGCCGCATGGACATGTCCGACCCGGGCGCGCCCCTTGCGGCCGCCAAGGCGGCCCTGGCCCGGAAGGAATGTTCGCCGCCGGACCCCGGGCTGGCCGAGGATGTGGCCCGGGACATCGCGGCCGGGCTGGCCTGGCTTGTGTCCCTGCCGGACATGCCCGAACGCCTGCGAAGCGGCCTGTCCGAGCGCGACATCCTGGACGAGGCCGGAAACAGGCACCGGCCCGACCTTCTCTGCCTTGCCCCGGACCAGACCCTGGTCATTGATTTCAAGACCGGCGCGCCCGCGCCCGAGCATACGGCCCAGGTGCGCCGCTACCTGCGCCTGGCGGCCCGGCTTCCCGAGCACGCCGCCCCGGGCGGCCCGCGCGGCCTGCTCGTCTACCTGGACCGCCGCGAGACCGCGTCGGTTTCGCCGGAGTGA
- a CDS encoding PD-(D/E)XK nuclease family protein, translating to MPPHAASAPGRPAILLVPWDRDFIDAVADHLLAVTAGNFRRVTVLFPLRRAGRFLVDRLRDDPRLQKPCLLPEIASVDQWLAELGRTVYGRPLRLLEPLDRVGLLYSIVQDLQAGRGDEAWRGETTFPGELHRFFPWGLRLAELCEELFRHGIAAKNIDHAASEVLPQAAALLGNLKAIHAAYRVRLLESGAATPGLCQTLAAESVPAVMEKCAGTRLFACGFHAPSGSEDKIFRSLFEAGRLDILCHADALVATDPPRAHYSCRELGAWMRRFGAPVVLYGRTLPSRPVSGRRGAKGDGQHSLFPDAGLQSATELLAAKTIRFHEGYDLHSQLLAFSRELAEAPDISDAAVVLPDTGLLMPVLHHLPRRDVNISMGYPLARSSVSRLVETILRLQETRLGPGRYSWRAFLELVRHPYLKMLKVGDAEPLRPLFHAWEAVVRRGGRYLDPFALPGPGEDEDAESGEAMDEGRRENIRALADRVRHVCLTAFENVATPRQLGDALAGLVGLLLDEAHAGDIWERFLIDAECLFRVAGGVIPALRGGDLADEPFPQRTLFTLVRGLLQAERAAFEAEPLSGLQVMGMLETRLLSFSRIYLLDAVDDLLPGVAPHDPLLPDPLRHLLGLADSRQRDIVAAYNFFRLIMGASEVVLFYRAGIQSTGLFDDKPLRSRFVEQLLWEVEKRRGKIIEPGEPPLFMVSLPLRAIAKREAAVDKTPAVGAALSRILAKPLSSSLLDDYLLCPLRFYYRRVLRLSPLEEVAEEGDVAELGVLVHAVLRDTFAPFVGREITGEDVSLEGLFERYEAALAGAPFFAAMPPDARLILTRTGKTRLRRYVAGMPRTTPISLETRLSVGLAAAGREWLFTGTIDRVDRRDEGLFILDYKTGKPRKPGEALWADETFWGRIGDRAAIEDEGLLAEVRERVASVQLPLYAHLYAVTRGETPVQAACVELRVSGEERGLFGDETPLEVRLAAISERTPELVDYLLRHVTGAPRFTPQPSRACSWCDFTGLCGGDGQTEG from the coding sequence ATGCCCCCCCACGCCGCCTCCGCGCCCGGCCGTCCGGCCATCCTGCTCGTCCCCTGGGACCGGGACTTCATCGACGCCGTGGCCGACCATCTCCTGGCCGTCACGGCCGGGAACTTCCGGCGGGTCACGGTGCTTTTCCCCCTGCGCCGGGCCGGGAGGTTCCTTGTGGACCGCCTGCGCGACGATCCAAGGCTTCAAAAACCCTGCCTGCTGCCGGAGATCGCCTCCGTGGACCAGTGGCTGGCCGAGCTTGGCCGGACGGTTTACGGCCGTCCGTTGCGCCTGCTCGAACCGCTGGACCGGGTGGGGCTTCTTTATTCCATCGTCCAGGATCTCCAGGCCGGCCGGGGCGACGAGGCGTGGCGCGGGGAGACCACCTTTCCCGGGGAACTGCACCGCTTTTTTCCCTGGGGCCTGCGTCTGGCCGAGCTGTGCGAGGAGCTTTTCCGCCACGGCATCGCGGCCAAAAACATCGACCACGCGGCCTCGGAGGTCCTGCCCCAGGCCGCGGCCCTGCTCGGCAACCTCAAGGCCATCCACGCCGCCTACCGCGTCCGACTCCTTGAGTCCGGCGCGGCCACCCCGGGTCTGTGCCAGACCCTGGCCGCCGAAAGCGTCCCGGCGGTCATGGAGAAATGTGCCGGCACGCGGCTTTTCGCCTGCGGCTTCCACGCCCCATCCGGCAGCGAGGACAAGATCTTCCGGTCCCTTTTTGAGGCCGGACGCCTGGATATTTTGTGCCACGCCGACGCGCTTGTGGCCACGGACCCGCCACGCGCCCACTACAGTTGCCGGGAGCTTGGGGCCTGGATGCGCCGTTTTGGCGCGCCCGTGGTCCTGTACGGCCGGACATTGCCCTCGCGCCCGGTTTCCGGACGTCGCGGCGCGAAAGGCGACGGCCAGCATTCCCTGTTTCCCGACGCCGGCCTGCAAAGCGCCACAGAGCTTCTGGCCGCAAAGACCATCCGCTTCCATGAGGGCTACGACCTGCACTCCCAGCTTCTGGCCTTTTCCCGGGAACTGGCCGAGGCCCCGGACATCTCCGACGCGGCCGTGGTCCTGCCGGACACGGGACTGCTCATGCCCGTCCTGCACCATCTGCCGCGCCGGGACGTGAACATCAGCATGGGCTATCCCCTGGCCCGCTCATCCGTGAGCCGGCTTGTGGAGACCATCCTGCGCCTGCAGGAGACCCGCCTCGGACCCGGCCGCTACTCCTGGCGGGCCTTTCTGGAACTGGTGCGCCATCCGTACCTGAAGATGCTCAAGGTGGGCGACGCCGAACCCCTGCGGCCGCTGTTCCACGCCTGGGAGGCCGTGGTGCGCCGGGGCGGCCGGTACCTGGACCCCTTCGCCCTGCCGGGTCCCGGGGAGGACGAGGACGCCGAATCCGGGGAGGCCATGGACGAGGGCAGGCGCGAGAATATCCGTGCCCTGGCCGATCGGGTGCGCCACGTGTGCCTGACGGCCTTCGAAAACGTGGCCACGCCACGGCAGTTGGGCGACGCCCTGGCCGGGTTGGTCGGCCTTCTCCTCGACGAGGCCCACGCCGGGGACATCTGGGAGCGTTTCCTGATCGACGCCGAATGCCTGTTTCGGGTCGCGGGCGGCGTCATCCCGGCCCTTCGCGGCGGGGACCTGGCCGACGAGCCCTTTCCCCAGCGCACCCTGTTCACGCTTGTGCGCGGGCTGCTTCAGGCCGAGCGGGCGGCCTTCGAGGCCGAACCCCTGTCCGGGCTCCAGGTCATGGGCATGCTGGAGACGCGGCTTTTGTCCTTTTCGCGCATCTACCTGCTCGACGCCGTGGACGACCTGTTGCCCGGGGTGGCCCCCCACGACCCCCTTTTGCCCGACCCCCTGCGCCACCTGCTGGGCCTGGCCGACAGCCGGCAGCGGGACATCGTGGCCGCCTACAACTTCTTCCGGCTGATCATGGGGGCCTCGGAGGTGGTCCTTTTCTACCGGGCGGGCATCCAGAGCACCGGGCTTTTCGACGACAAACCCCTGCGCAGCCGCTTCGTTGAGCAGCTATTGTGGGAGGTGGAAAAGCGTCGGGGGAAGATCATCGAGCCGGGCGAGCCGCCCCTTTTCATGGTGTCCCTGCCGCTTCGGGCCATTGCGAAACGCGAGGCGGCCGTGGACAAGACCCCGGCCGTGGGCGCGGCGCTTTCCCGGATTCTGGCCAAGCCCCTGTCGTCGAGCCTTCTGGACGATTATCTGCTGTGCCCCTTGCGATTCTACTATCGCCGGGTGTTGCGGCTCTCCCCCCTGGAGGAGGTGGCCGAGGAAGGGGACGTGGCCGAGCTTGGCGTCCTGGTGCATGCGGTGTTGCGCGATACCTTCGCGCCTTTTGTCGGCCGGGAGATCACCGGCGAGGACGTGTCCCTCGAGGGGCTTTTCGAGCGCTACGAGGCGGCCCTGGCCGGGGCGCCCTTTTTCGCGGCCATGCCCCCGGACGCCCGGCTGATCCTGACGAGAACGGGCAAAACGCGGCTTCGCCGGTATGTGGCCGGGATGCCGCGCACAACGCCGATCTCCCTGGAAACGCGGCTTTCGGTGGGGCTTGCGGCCGCCGGACGGGAATGGCTTTTCACCGGGACCATCGACCGGGTGGACCGCCGGGACGAGGGGCTTTTCATCCTGGACTACAAGACCGGCAAACCGCGCAAGCCCGGCGAGGCCCTGTGGGCGGACGAGACGTTCTGGGGCCGGATCGGGGACCGGGCGGCCATCGAGGACGAAGGGCTTCTGGCCGAGGTCCGGGAGCGGGTGGCAAGCGTGCAGTTGCCGCTTTACGCCCATTTGTACGCCGTGACCCGGGGGGAGACGCCGGTTCAGGCGGCGTGCGTGGAGTTGCGGGTTTCCGGGGAGGAGCGCGGGCTTTTCGGGGACGAGACGCCCCTCGAAGTGCGCCTGGCCGCGATCTCCGAGCGCACGCCGGAGCTTGTGGACTACCTGCTGCGCCACGTGACCGGCGCGCCGCGCTTTACGCCGCAGCCCTCCCGGGCCTGCTCCTGGTGCGATTTCACGGGACTTTGCGGCGGGGACGGGCAAACGGAGGGATAG
- a CDS encoding pseudouridine synthase, which produces MIKPPCPVHLPADPESSGASDAVGIVIVVPAELDGRRLDRVLGLAFPGLGVRRLRRVFLENAVLVDGVARQPAFKARAGAVVTVRPAEGSQAVRRDAGGAAGLFVLAEGPDYGAVVKPGGLSTASIGPGGGDSLEDHLPALFPGRRAILLGRLDRLTSGIVVVAFDPGAAGRFREAEDRGLAEKTYLAVVRGRLDGAVTITDALDTARRKKTRVLAGQADALRHTGVFGLGYDAGTDLSLVRAVIRKGARHQIRAHLAKHGHPILGDPIYGRDEKEGIPLFLRHVRIIFPGFTAASPPDWATSRKAGLLLDLGPGVEKALDDVVLADEVGP; this is translated from the coding sequence ATGATCAAGCCCCCCTGTCCCGTCCACCTCCCCGCCGACCCGGAATCGTCCGGCGCCTCGGATGCGGTCGGGATTGTGATCGTGGTCCCGGCCGAACTGGACGGCCGTCGCCTGGACCGGGTGCTCGGGCTGGCCTTTCCCGGCCTTGGGGTGCGGCGGCTGCGCCGGGTATTTCTGGAAAACGCGGTGCTGGTGGACGGCGTGGCCCGGCAGCCGGCCTTCAAGGCGCGCGCCGGGGCCGTGGTGACCGTGCGGCCCGCGGAGGGTTCGCAGGCGGTGCGGCGCGACGCGGGGGGCGCGGCCGGGCTTTTCGTCCTGGCCGAGGGGCCGGACTACGGGGCCGTGGTCAAGCCCGGGGGGCTGTCCACGGCGTCCATCGGCCCGGGCGGCGGGGACAGCCTGGAAGACCACCTGCCGGCCCTCTTTCCGGGCCGTCGGGCGATCCTTCTGGGCCGGCTCGACAGGCTGACCTCGGGCATTGTGGTTGTGGCCTTTGATCCGGGCGCGGCCGGGCGTTTCCGGGAGGCCGAGGACCGGGGACTGGCCGAAAAGACCTATCTGGCCGTGGTCCGGGGCCGACTTGACGGCGCGGTGACGATCACCGACGCCCTGGATACGGCCCGGCGCAAAAAGACCCGGGTTCTGGCCGGCCAGGCGGACGCCCTGCGCCACACCGGGGTCTTCGGGCTGGGATACGACGCTGGCACGGACCTGAGCCTGGTGAGGGCGGTCATCCGCAAAGGGGCCAGGCACCAGATCCGGGCGCATCTGGCGAAACATGGCCATCCCATCCTGGGGGACCCGATCTATGGACGCGACGAAAAAGAGGGGATTCCTCTTTTTCTGCGTCATGTCCGCATCATTTTTCCGGGATTTACGGCCGCATCGCCGCCGGATTGGGCGACGTCCCGGAAGGCGGGCTTACTCCTGGACCTTGGCCCAGGCGTCGAGAAGGCCCTCGATGATGTCGTACTGGCGGATGAGGTAGGTCCCTGA
- a CDS encoding HD-GYP domain-containing protein, giving the protein MVVKIGVNDLLVGMYVVDTGLSWMEHPYLYSREGSIASEKQLTAVKEEGYAEAFIDTKKSGFDDATAKRLCGGTLFAEAFAGKAPPPPAPASGIDVPLERELPAAKKIYEDALCFAKDFIHKAYLEKNVDVERSEEFVDDVISSVVRNREALTGLCKLRVYDEYTYTHSINVTVLATAFGQFLGLAEAELRPLGLAALFHDVGKANIPIEVLNKPGRLDEREFTVIKRHPLEGYSILKDKGALKAQVLPAIVEHHEKYDGSGYPRGIRGEDISLFARIISLADVYDALTSDRVYRKGMPPSHALGIMYGMREKDFHPTMVERFIKCLGVYPVGSFVRLSDGRHGLVWSSNAQAPLLPTVKAAFDGTLRPIPAEYVDLAADTESGHPGLCIEEAVDPRHLNIDLAAVMN; this is encoded by the coding sequence ATGGTCGTCAAAATCGGCGTAAACGATCTCTTGGTCGGCATGTACGTCGTCGATACCGGCCTTTCCTGGATGGAGCATCCGTACCTGTATTCACGGGAAGGGAGCATTGCCAGCGAGAAACAGCTTACCGCCGTCAAGGAGGAAGGATATGCCGAGGCCTTCATAGATACGAAGAAGAGCGGTTTCGACGATGCGACGGCAAAGCGCCTTTGCGGCGGGACGCTTTTTGCCGAGGCCTTCGCCGGAAAAGCCCCGCCACCGCCCGCGCCGGCCTCCGGCATAGACGTGCCCTTGGAGCGGGAACTGCCGGCGGCGAAAAAAATCTACGAGGACGCCCTTTGCTTTGCCAAGGACTTCATCCACAAGGCCTATCTGGAAAAGAACGTCGATGTCGAACGCTCCGAGGAATTCGTGGATGACGTCATCTCCAGCGTGGTCCGCAACCGGGAGGCGTTGACCGGCCTGTGCAAGCTGCGGGTCTACGACGAATACACCTACACCCACAGCATCAACGTGACGGTGCTGGCCACGGCCTTCGGCCAGTTCCTCGGCCTGGCCGAGGCCGAACTGCGTCCCCTGGGGCTGGCGGCCCTGTTCCACGACGTGGGCAAGGCGAATATCCCCATCGAGGTGCTCAACAAGCCCGGCAGGCTCGACGAGCGCGAATTCACGGTGATAAAACGCCATCCCCTGGAAGGCTATTCGATCCTCAAGGACAAGGGCGCGCTCAAGGCCCAGGTGCTTCCGGCCATTGTCGAGCACCACGAGAAATACGACGGCAGCGGCTATCCGCGCGGCATCAGGGGGGAGGACATCTCCCTGTTCGCCCGGATCATCAGCCTGGCCGACGTCTACGACGCCCTGACCAGCGATCGGGTCTACAGGAAGGGCATGCCGCCGTCCCATGCCCTGGGCATCATGTACGGCATGCGCGAAAAGGATTTCCATCCGACCATGGTCGAGCGGTTCATCAAGTGTCTGGGGGTCTATCCCGTGGGCAGCTTCGTCCGCTTAAGTGACGGCCGCCATGGCCTGGTCTGGTCCTCCAACGCCCAGGCCCCGCTTCTCCCCACGGTCAAGGCCGCTTTCGACGGGACCCTGCGGCCCATTCCGGCCGAATATGTGGATCTGGCCGCGGACACGGAATCCGGGCACCCCGGGCTTTGCATCGAGGAGGCGGTGGACCCCCGTCACCTCAACATCGACCTCGCCGCGGTCATGAATTGA
- a CDS encoding DUF3124 domain-containing protein: MSRRARGIGYLAAAVAAVCAATLCLAVAAFAGETAGAALSKGQTIYVPVYSHIYHGIKSRPFNLTVTVSVRNTDTKRPMTVLAADYYDTEGGLVRHFLDKPATLPPLGTREFIVDERDEAGGSGANCIVRWSSPEPMNAPVVEAVMIGASSNQGISFLSVGRVIAE, translated from the coding sequence ATGTCTCGTCGGGCCAGGGGAATCGGATATCTCGCGGCGGCCGTCGCGGCCGTGTGCGCGGCGACGCTGTGTTTGGCCGTAGCGGCCTTTGCCGGCGAGACGGCCGGGGCGGCGCTGTCCAAGGGCCAGACCATCTACGTGCCGGTCTATTCGCACATCTATCACGGCATCAAGTCCCGGCCGTTCAACCTGACGGTGACGGTGAGCGTGCGCAACACGGACACGAAGCGGCCCATGACCGTGCTCGCGGCGGACTATTATGACACCGAGGGCGGGCTCGTGCGGCATTTTCTGGACAAGCCGGCGACCCTGCCGCCGCTTGGCACCCGGGAATTCATCGTGGACGAGCGGGACGAGGCCGGGGGCTCGGGGGCCAACTGCATCGTGCGCTGGTCGTCGCCCGAGCCGATGAATGCGCCGGTGGTGGAGGCGGTGATGATCGGGGCCAGTTCCAACCAGGGGATATCGTTTTTAAGCGTGGGGAGGGTGATCGCGGAGTAG
- a CDS encoding flagellar biosynthesis anti-sigma factor FlgM has translation MNKRASLAAPISVLSEEEILARTRKVAELKRKVQSGTYLIRQYDIIEGLLDAWAKVQE, from the coding sequence GTGAACAAGCGCGCTTCCCTGGCCGCTCCCATTTCCGTGCTCTCCGAGGAAGAAATCCTTGCACGCACCCGCAAGGTCGCGGAACTGAAGCGAAAGGTCCAATCAGGGACCTACCTCATCCGCCAGTACGACATCATCGAGGGCCTTCTCGACGCCTGGGCCAAGGTCCAGGAGTAA